One window from the genome of Papilio machaon chromosome 6, ilPapMach1.1, whole genome shotgun sequence encodes:
- the LOC123721093 gene encoding uncharacterized protein LOC123721093, with protein sequence MDNTVMDEGQDNVYLNANLPLSEDESVSRRQLGATTAEKVSPQDKNGGKEAPTRILRSNTKKGEPSTSGLIPRFPSGTSQKRPLSISPDEQADPAVALKVASTSTRGRGKRALGAYSFLKEAKEYLAEGEESGDDDSDATYRAPYRKIASPVQATKGLYEDEDRSAPLAVTVEALAAEALMNVAKIQGEVKKSGHLKGTVIGQINKATQKVIDAVEGLRSITPEEEQRRLRADNARLARELELMRRELRAFKEAYAEQNRTPVASRNTAGVQPGVEEIIKEAMEGMRRELLQSVGGMVNARLEDLEMRLPAEPVIRPHLIADQRQPPPPRHRVRSGLANSAMKGTADQPAQAKAAQPGPKRIPKTKARPTVPPPPPPPKGKQRGGNEEMASSTGTGPVQQDQIPQEAPWSKVVGRKSRGKAPTQPTSQTVEIQKRAVVAPKPIKIVAPKTAAIMITLKEGATIATTDGQIVAAKYAEVLSKARASISLRDVGLESVKIRTSMTGSKLMEVGGETPDESADRLAAELTRVVGDLADITRPTKLADLRFTGLDDSVSREELAEKVATAGGCSPTLVKVGQIRPSFWGGGSAIVRCPATAAKAVVAMGKMAIGWSMATITAVQAQPLRCYKCMILGHTRALCPSECQTEVENGQLCFRCGKEGHKAATCEAPAKCTVCAKTGRPHSHLMGGAKCAPPTVKGKVPKIMPPQNPPQNRQAAEEDMQVS encoded by the coding sequence ATGGACAACACTGTGATGGATGAGGGACAGGATAACGTCTATCTGAATGCGAACCTGCCGCTGTCTGAGGATGAGAGCGTGTCTAGGCGCCAACTCGGTGCCACGACTGCTGAGAAAGTTTCGCCGCAGGATAAGAACGGAGGTAAGGAGGCGCCGACTCGCATTTTGCGGAGTAATACCAAAAAGGGCGAGCCGTCCACCTCGGGACTTATACCTAGGTTCCCCTCTGGGACTTCCCAGAAGAGACCCTTAAGTATATCGCCTGATGAGCAGGCCGACCCAGCGGTAGCCCTCAAGGTGGCCTCAACGTCAACTCGAGGCCGCGGTAAGCGAGCTTTAGGAGCCTACAGCTTCCTAAAGGAAGCAAAGGAGTATCTGGCTGAGGGGGAGGAGAGCGGGGATGATGACTCTGATGCCACCTACCGTGCACCTTACAGGAAGATAGCGAGCCCAGTCCAAGCGACCAAGGGGCTTTACGAGGACGAAGACCGCAGTGCCCCACTTGCCGTAACAGTGGAGGCCCTTGCTGCAGAGGCCCTGATGAACGTCGCAAAAATACAGGGCGAAGTTAAAAAGAGTGGACACCTTAAAGGCACAGTGATTGGCCAGATTAATAAGGCCACGCAGAAAGTAATAGACGCAGTGGAGGGCCTACGATCTATTACACCAGAAGAGGAGCAGCGCAGACTCCGTGCTGACAACGCTCGGCTCGCAAGAGAGCTAGAGTTGATGCGCAGAGAACTGCGAGCCTTTAAAGAAGCGTATGctgaacagaacagaacacctGTGGCATCGAGGAACACAGCTGGGGTCCAACCAGGTGtagaagaaataataaaggaGGCCATGGAAGGAATGAGACGCGAGCTTCTGCAATCGGTGGGCGGAATGGTCAACGCCCGCCTCGAAGACCTGGAGATGCGTCTCCCTGCAGAGCCTGTGATACGACCACACCTGATCGCCGATCAGCGACAGCCACCACCGCCCCGCCACAGAGTCCGTTCTGGTTTGGCGAACAGCGCTATGAAAGGAACAGCCGATCAGCCAGCCCAAGCCAAGGCTGCTCAGCCAGGGCCCAAGAGGATCCCGAAGACGAAGGCGAGGCCGACTGTCCCTCCGCCTCCTCCTCCCCCCAAGGGAAAACAGAGAGGTGGAAATGAAGAAATGGCCTCCTCAACTGGAACAGGACCAGTGCAACAAGACCAGATTCCTCAAGAAGCGCCATGGTCGAAGGTTGTCGGCCGTAAATCAAGGGGAAAGGCTCCGACCCAGCCCACCTCCCAAACCGTGGAAATCCAAAAAAGGGCCGTGGTCGCCCCAAAGCCTATCAAGATAGTGGCCCCCAAGACGGCGGCCATTATGATAACTTTGAAGGAGGGGGCGACCATAGCCACAACTGATGGCCAAATTGTTGCGGCCAAGTATGCGGAGGTCCTATCTAAGGCTAGGGCCTCTATCTCGCTTAGAGATGTTGGTCTGGAGTCGGTCAAGATACGAACTAGTATGACCGGCTCTAAACTGATGGAGGTGGGAGGGGAGACTCCAGATGAGTCGGCCGACCGCCTAGCCGCAGAGTTGACCAGAGTCGTTGGGGATTTGGCGGATATTACCCGCCCAACCAAACTGGCCGACCTTCGGTTTACCGGTTTGGACGACTCGGTCAGCCGCGAAGAGCTGGCGGAAAAGGTGGCGACGGCTGGGGGCTGCTCCCCCACCTTGGTCAAAGTGGGCCAAATCCGTCCCAGCTTCTGGGGCGGTGGCTCGGCCATCGTTAGATGCCCAGCGACGGCTGCTAAGGCGGTCGTCGCTATGGGTAAAATGGCTATTGGGTGGAGCATGGCCACTATCACGGCAGTGCAGGCCCAGCCTCTGCGCTGTTATAAGTGTATGATACTGGGCCATACACGGGCTCTCTGTCCTTCAGAGTGTCAAACGGAGGTAGAAAATGGGCAACTCTGCTTCCGTTGTGGCAAAGAGGGACACAAGGCTGCAACGTGCGAGGCCCCTGCGAAATGCACAGTTTGTGCAAAGACAGGTCGTCCGCATAGTCACCTGATGGGGGGTGCTAAATGCGCACCACCTACGGTGAAGGGAAAGGTCCCTAAGATTATGCCTCCCCAAAATCCGCCACAGAACCGACAGGCGGCCGAGGAAGATATGCAGGTGTCTTAA